Proteins encoded by one window of Thunnus thynnus chromosome 3, fThuThy2.1, whole genome shotgun sequence:
- the pcm1 gene encoding pericentriolar material 1 protein isoform X5, producing the protein MATGGTPFDDSAEELHNWTVTNGSLEDRLNNMDWGVQQKKANRSSEKNKKKLSAAVVESRLTNDISPESTPGAGRRRARTPHSFPHIKYTTQMSVPDQAELDKLRQRINFTDLDERSIGSDSQGRVTAANNQRQLAGENKKPYNFLPLHVNTNKSKELLPPSSSAPATPAIAKETKKQSPGFRDTLTPVVPTKESSRLSRGGIERGPSAHREYGRGDPRIDSSQVVSKLVQIREYISKASSMRDDLVEKNDVPANVERLSHLIDHLKEQEKSYLRFLQKMLARDTEEDDVGTLDSAVGSGSLAESTSLNIEVRSSDTSNATGGRPETVRADQKEELENLRKQHELLKKMLEQQEQLRALQGRQEALMAMQHSAEQALAVIEDTVVTETTGSVSGLSITSELNDELNDLIQRFHNQLHDSQTKAVPDNRRQAESLSLSREVCWSRAPQAVGPPPHRPLLHSASGPHSGLDTGATAASAKLTKLQELQDKKQTMDKILQELHSLRDQTLNNNSCRGLSTQCSLSMGGSSDCPSALCSNGASASTSFHPSLTQHQDSSNSTDKLRKLKEVHKRLNELRELVQYYEQTSDMMVDAVNENVKEDDDEEEEEDETEDGSMFEAMFDSEQENRQPVTNIRNPQRSGNWTDLNSLTNGRSVRSSATNNRDGRLNTECEINNRSAANLRSLNIPSAIECQYNRDTPYNQVKDDDEDEDGLNNDQGAQAVAPDSEASGSSRRSSLGNEAGFAQKVHRQTAKQKLRQLQELVAMVQSDDTDGTTANEDEALHQQPNNTRATVAGPLGTGSKQNPRDLTLSSKAREKLYEEKLRQQKQELKQLHEERQRLMEIQGKIQDLQWACPDLQSSVSSTVSQQGLLRKVPVAASTPATVQVSSSSGHKTNSPVLKPTAPEAATSSVTDNEQLWSEMRRHQILREELRQRRKHLESLMAEHQRRSGLCDRLEDQEGLATPSQSVSRDERTMATWGSTPCHLDDVDDEDDDDEEEYRSEMGAEEEDEQDDCAESSSDDDIHIYSSSRNQRPYSNRKNQACNLKPPPAFSCESSGHPSPHTKAKTKQQQQQQQTRSLNQSVSQHGGTRRQENLRWASELSFTEGSCHWQEQVSQLQRQLDFSTSMCQTLLQDQQTLSYMLQTLLTGQYSVLPNNVSSPQVHLVMHQLNQCYTQLAWQQNNVQRLKQVLNELLRQQQQQQQQQQQQQQQPSSSTAGFNLFPLFPTAMGEFPQGAAAQATPDHQKQHLDPNASIKTEYMSFPPPLQRSPLNSATDRGTAGWLNTSYTNNTVLHHLSKTEEESPTSSPTMARRRSRPQDFDQASQESFSSMPDPVDPTTITKTFKAGRKASAQANLASRSKTPSKSRRRRSKGHNKNSEGHESDSVSSTADFVQERAAPPRQKDQNQSLLDKLTQEKLDSKTKLGNKRNDLSSAYAWRTPFLSNRIACTEAPDASSDFSLFEALRETIYSEVATLISQNESRPHFLIELFHELQLLNTDYLRQRALYSLQDIVTRHLAEKSAAEDQLPPLGPVAWAAGSQSELTPSESLATSDAEVVEKNLRLTQDTMKKRDDAESVGNESTVSTSSNLDPFAKDDLGNTVIHLDKALARIREYERMKLKVEFNPCNASTAGAGGSEVSNAEHPSANAAEPVEAGAAGDVRCPQIDTQQLDRQIKDIMTEVIPFLKENMDEVCSLQLLTSVRRMVLTLTQQNDESKEFVRFFHRQLGGILQESLSKFVGRTLKDCGEDLLVEISEILFNELAFFRLMQDLDNSSSVSLAAKHKNKKKAEQSSKAKHSLKENLKAGGDESISPAYSDEDKDQDEAEQDGDSAFQEIYLQTETKNRRSSDASEAEEEDEDEGDGQGIPLSISLSKAETQALTNYGSGEDENEEEEMEEFEAGPVDVQTSLQATADGQVEQEVTSTNEIQETQSEQRSEKDDAETNNKSAGIVDSTEEEHATVEDQVPEKESKVAASEESTEASQNFTKESNTTSSPDTDSPVMINVDEVGSGNTSQKSDEEDFVKVDDLPLQLTVMCEEELQKRIVEEQQNNNLSVEILNGNTESLTGLVGNAQALKEPENVGAQSV; encoded by the exons AGGAGCATCGGCAGTGACTCCCAGGGGCGTGTCACAGCTGCCAACAACCAGCGCCAGTTAGCTGGAGAGAACAAGAAGCCCTACAACTTCCTACCTCTTCATGTGAATACTAACAaaagcaaggagctgctccctccctcctcctctgccccaGCCACCCCAGCTATTGCCAAGGAAACTAAGAAACAGAGCCCAGGATTCAGGGATACATTAACCCCTGTAGTTCCTACCAAGGAATCGTCAAGGCTCAGCCGTGGTGGCATTGAGAGAGGGCCCTCGGCGCACAGAGAATATGGGAGAGGAGATCCCAGAATAGACAGCAGCCAG GTGGTGAGCAAACTAGTACAGATCCGGGAGTACATCAGTAAGGCGAGCTCCATGCGGGATGACCTGGTGGAGAAGAATGACGTGCCGGCAAACGTGGAGCGCCTCTCCCATCTCATCGACCACCTCAAAGAGCAGGAGAAGTCCTATTTACGGTTCCTGCAGAAAATGCTG GCACGGGATACCGAGGAGGATGATGTGGGGACCCTGGACTCTGCAGTGGGCTCAGGTTCATTGGCAGAGAGCACTTCTCTTAACATTGAGGTGCGCTCTTCAGATACCTCCAATGCAACG GGCGGCAGGCCAGAAACTGTGAGAGCTGACCAGAAGGAAGAGCTGGAGAACCTGCGTAAGCAGCACGAGCTACTGAAGAAGATGCTGGAGCAGCAGGAACAGCTCAGGGCCCTGCAGGGCCGACAGGAAGCACTGATGGCCATGCAACACAGTGCAGAACAGGCACTCGCTGTGATTGAGGACACtg TTGTCACAGAAACCACAGGCAGTGTGTCAGGCCTGAGCATTACATCAGAGCTGAATGATGAGTTGAACGATTTGATCCAGCGGTTCCACAACCAGCTACATGACTCTCAG ACTAAGGCAGTGCCAGACAACCGTCGTCAGGCAGAGAGCCTTTCCCTCTCCAGAGAAGTGTGTTGGTCCAGGGCTCCCCAGGCTGTTGGTCCACCTCCACACAGGCCCCTTCTTCACTCTGCATCTGGTCCCCACTCTGGCCTAGACACTGGGGCAACAGCTGCCAGTGCCAAACTCACAAAGCTCCAAGAACTCCAAGACAAGAAGCAAACTATGGACAAGATCCTGCAGGAGCTACATTCACTCAGAGACCAGACACTCAACAATAACTCTT GTCGTGGCTTGTCAACACAGTGCAGTCTGAGTATGGGAGGATCCTCAGATTGTCCATCTGCTCTCTGCTCTAATGGGGCCTCAGCCTCTACTTCCTTTCATCCCTCTCTCACACAACACCAGGACAGTTCCAACTCCACAGACAAGCTCAg GAAGCTAAAGGAGGTTCACAAGCGTCTGAATGAGCTGCGTGAGTTGGTTCAGTACTATGAGCAGACTTCTGATATGATGGTGGATGCAGTCAATGAAAATGTGAAGGAGGATgacgatgaggaggaggaggaggatgagacaGAGGACGGCTCTATGTTTGAAGCCATGTTTGACTCTGAGCAGGAGAATCGCCAGCCTGTAACTAACATCAG AAACCCACAGCGCAGTGGAAACTGGACAGACTTGAACAGCCTGACCAATGGGCGCAGTGTCAGGAGTAGTGCCACTAATAACCGGGATGGCAGACTCAACACTGAGTGTGAGATCAACAACCGGTCAGCAGCCAACCTCCGCAGCCTTAACATCCCCTCAGCCATAG AGTGCCAGTATAATAGGGACACCCCCTATAATCAggtgaaggatgatgatgaggatgaggacgGTCTGAATAATGATCAAGGGGCACAGGCTGTAGCTCCAGACAGCGAGGCTTCGGGGTCTAGCCGGAGAAGCAGCCTTGGGAATGAAGCAGGTTTTGCCCAGAAGGTTCATCGGCAGACAGCGAAGCAGAAACTGCGGCAGCTGCAGGAGCTGGTGGCCATGGTTCAG agTGACGACACTGATGGCACAACAGCAAATGAGGACGAAGCTTTACACCAACAGCCAAATAATACCAGAGCTACCGTGGCAGGGCCACTGGGGACTGGATCTAAACAGAATCCCAGAGACCTCACACTCTCTAGCAAGGCCAG GGAGAAGCTGTATGAAGAGAAGCTGCGTCAGCAGAAACAGGAGCTGAAGCAACTCCATGAAGAGCGCCAGAGACTCATGGAAATCCAGGGCAAGATCCAGGACCTGCAGTGGGCTTGCCCTGACTTGCAg TCGTCTGTGTCGAGCACAGTGAGTCAGCAGGGTTTGCTAAGGAAGGTTCCAGTTGCAGCTTCCACTCCGGCTACCGTCCAGGTGTCTTCTTCCTCTGGACACAAAACCAATTCACCTGTGCTCAAACCCACTGCTCCAGAAGCAGCTACTTCTTCAGTCACTGACAATGAG CAGCTTTGGTCAGAGATGCGTCGCCACCAGATCCTGCGGGAAGAACTGCGTCAGCGCAGAAAGCACTTAGAGTCCTTGATGGCTGAACACCAGAGGCGTAGTGGTCTCTGTGACAGGCTTGAAGACCAAGAGGGACTTGCTACACCCTCACAGTCTGTCAGTAGGGATGAAAG GACAATGGCTACTTGGGGTTCCACTCCCTGCCACCTTGATGACGTTGATGACGAGgacgatgatgatgaggaagaaTATCGCTCGGAAATGGgtgcagaggaggaagatgaacaGGACGACTGTGCAGAGAGCAGCTCTGACGATGACATCCACATCTACTCATCCAGCAGGAACCAGCGGCCCTACAGTAACAGGAAGAATCAAGCATG CAACCTGAAGCCTCCACCAGCCTTCTCATGTGAGAGTAGTGGGCATCCCTCTCCTCATACTAAGGCGAAgaccaaacagcagcagcagcagcagcagaccagAAGTTTGAACCAGTCCGTGAGCCAACATGGAGGTACAAGGCGGCAAGAGAACCTGCGCTGGGCTTCTGAGCTCTCCTTCACTGAGGGCTCATGCCACTGGCAGGAGCAGGTCAGCCAGCTGCAGAGACAGCTGGACTTCAGCACCAGCATGTGTCAGACACTCCTGCAGGACCAGCAG ACGCTGTCTTATATGTTGCAAACCCTGCTGACGGGTCAGTACAGTGTGTTACCCAACAATGTGTCGTCACCACAGGTCCACCTGGTCATGCACCAGCTCAACCAGTGTTACACCCAGCTGGCTTGGCAGCAAAACAACGTACAAAG ACTAAAACAGGTCCTGAATGAACTCCTccgccagcagcagcagcaacagcagcagcagcagcagcagcagcagcagccttcaTCTTCAACAGCAG GCTTTAACTTATTTCCACTCTTCCCTACTGCCATGGGCGAGTTCCCTCAGGGCGCGGCAGCTCAGGCTACCCCTGACCACCAGAAGCAGCATTTAGACCCAAACGCTTCTATCAAAACAGAGTACATGAGTTTCCCTCCTCCACTGCAGCGCTCTCCTCTTAACTCAGCTACAGACAGAGG AACAGCTGGCTGGCTCAACACCTCCTACACAAACAACACCGTCCTGCATCACCTGTCTAAAACAGAGGAAGAGTCTCCCACTTCCTCCCCCACCATGGCCCGCCGCCGCTCACGACCTCAAGACTTTGACCAGGCCTCACAAGAAAGCTTCAGCAGCATGCCTGATCCTGTTGATCCCACCACCATCACAAAGACTTTCAAGGCTGGACGCAAGGCCTCCGCTCAAGCCAACCTGGCCTCCCGAAGCAAGACACCAAGCAAGAGTCGCCGCAGGAGGAGCAAAGGGCACAACAAGAACAGTGAAG GCCATGAGAGCGACAGTGTTAGCAGCACTGCAGACTTTGTCCAGGAGAGGGCAGCCCCGCCTCGTCAGAAGGATCAGAATCAGAGTCTGTTGGACAAGTTGACTCAAGAGAAACTAGACAGCAAAACTAAGCTTGGGAACAAACGAAATGACCTCTCCTCTG CCTATGCTTGGAGAACACCCTTCCTCTCTAACAGAATTGCATGCACAGAAGCACCAG ATGCAAGCAGCGACTTCTCTCTGTTTGAGGCGCTGAGGGAAACCATTTACTCTGAGGTGGCGACTTTGATCTCCCAGAATGAGTCCCGACCCCACTTTCTCATCGAGCTCTTCCATGAGCTGCAGCTGCTCAATACAGACTACTTACGCCAGAGAGCGCTGTATTCCCTACAG GACATAGTGACCAGGCATCTGGCAGAGAAGAGTGCAGCTGAGGACCAGTTGCCTCCGCTTGGCCCTGTGGCGTGGGCTGCAGGCTCTCAGTCTGAGCTCACACCCAGTGAGAGTCTGGCTACCAGTGATGCA gaggtggtggagaagAACTTGAGGCTCACACAGGACACAATGAAGAAGAGGGATGATGCAGAATCTGTGGGCAATGAAAGCACCGTGTCGACCTCCTCCAACCTGGATCCGTTCGCTAAGGATGATCTCG GCAACACGGTGATTCATTTAGACAAAGCTCTGGCCAGGATTAGGGAGTATGAGCGCATGAAGCTTAAAGTTGAGTTTAACCCCTGCAACGCCAGCACTGCAGGTGCAGGTGGCTCTGAAGTCTCAAATGCTGAACATCCTTCTGCTAACGCTGCTGAACCAGTGGAAG CAGGTGCGGCCGGTGACGTGCGCTGCCCTCAGATCGACACCCAGCAGTTGGATCGTCAGATCAAAGATATCATGACAGAAGTCATTCCCTTCCTTAAG GAGAACATGGACGAGGTGTGTTCCCTCCAGCTGCTGACATCTGTGCGGCGCATGGTCCTCACTCTCACCCAGCAGAATGACGAGAGCAAGGAGTTTGTCCGCTTCTTTCACAGACAGCTGGGAGGCATACTGCAG GAATCTCTCAGTAAATTTGTGGGCCGTACTCTGAAGGACTGTGGGGAAGACCTCCTGGTGGAGATCTCGGAGATCCTCTTCAATGAATTGGCTTTTTTTAGGCTTATGCAAGACTTGGACAATAGCAGCAGTGTCTCTTTGGCAgccaaacacaaaaacaagaagaaggCTGAGCAATCTAGTAAAGCCAAACACAGTCTAAAG GAAAATCTAAAAGCCGGGGGCGATGAATCAATTTCTCCAGCCTACTCAGATGAAGACAAG GACCAAGACGAGGCCGAGCAGGACGGTGATTCTGCTTTCCAGGAGATTTACCTGCAGACAGAGACGAAGAACCGCAGGAGCAGTGATGCTTCAGAggctgaagaggaagatgaggatgaaGGGGATGGACAGGGAATCCCTCTGTCGATCA GCCTTTCCAAAGCAGAGACTCAGGCCCTGACAAACTACGGCAGTGGGGAGGATGAAAacgaggaggaagagatggaggagtTTGAGGCTGGACCTGTAGATGTCCAAACCTCCTTACAGGCTACTGCTGACGGACAGGTGGAGCAGGAG GTGACATCAACAAATGAAATCCAGGAGACTCAAAGTGAACAGAGGTCTGAGAAAGATGATG CGGAGACCAACAACAAGTCAGCTGGGATTGTGGAttccacagaagaagaacatgCAACGGTGGAGGACCAGGTCCCCGAGAAGGAGAGTAAAGTTGCTGCCTCAGAGGAAAGCACTGAAGCCTCCCAGAACTTCACCAAGGAGTCAAACACCACTAGCAGCCCTGACACGGACTCTCCCGTCATGATCAATGTAGAT GAGGTGGGCTCAGGTAACACCAGCCAGAAGTCCGATGAGGAAGACTTTGTCAAGGTGGACGACTTGCCGTTGCAGCTTACAGTCATGTGTGAG gaggaactacagaagagaattgtggaggagcagcagaatAACAACCTGTCTGTTGAAATCCTCAATGGGAACACTGAATCGCTGACTGGGCTGGTTGGAAATGCGCAGGCACTGAAGGAACCAG AAAATGTTGGTGCCCAGAGTGTGTGA